The following are encoded in a window of Brevibacillus sp. DP1.3A genomic DNA:
- a CDS encoding cytochrome c biogenesis CcdA family protein, giving the protein MDQISILFAVAAGMLSFFSPCIFPLLPAYVANLTGSYVSGDKISVSKKVLMVRSLLFILGFTVVFMMMGASASMIGQFFVANRGVLEKVAGLLIILFGLQTAGLLNLRFLMFQKQWEIKGPKNGWHSFVVGLAFGTGWTPCVGLALSSILLLAGSAETMYSGIFLLLFYSLGLGVPFLLISLLITRSLGVMKKVNKWLPRLSLINGWILIVMGLLLFTGQLQKLSAWLAQFAPVL; this is encoded by the coding sequence ATGGATCAAATTTCAATCTTATTTGCTGTAGCGGCAGGAATGCTATCGTTTTTCTCCCCTTGTATTTTTCCGCTTTTGCCCGCTTATGTGGCCAATCTTACGGGTTCCTATGTGAGCGGCGACAAGATAAGTGTTTCCAAAAAAGTGCTGATGGTTCGTTCTCTCCTTTTCATCCTTGGCTTTACTGTAGTTTTCATGATGATGGGCGCCTCTGCCAGTATGATCGGACAATTTTTCGTTGCCAATCGAGGGGTATTAGAAAAGGTCGCAGGCTTGCTGATTATCCTATTCGGTCTACAGACAGCTGGGCTATTAAACCTACGTTTTCTCATGTTTCAAAAGCAATGGGAAATCAAAGGGCCCAAGAACGGATGGCATTCATTTGTAGTCGGTCTCGCTTTTGGGACAGGCTGGACACCTTGCGTGGGCCTCGCTTTATCTTCGATTCTGCTCTTGGCAGGGTCTGCTGAAACGATGTACAGTGGGATCTTTTTGCTGCTGTTTTATTCGCTCGGCTTAGGAGTGCCTTTTCTCTTGATTTCTTTACTGATTACAAGATCGTTAGGTGTCATGAAAAAAGTAAATAAATGGCTGCCACGGCTGTCTCTGATAAATGGTTGGATTTTGATTGTGATGGGCTTGCTGCTGTTTACGGGGCAATTACAGAAATTAAGTGCCTGGCTGGCGCAATTCGCTCCAGTGCTATAA
- a CDS encoding glycerol-3-phosphate responsive antiterminator, which translates to MANQINQVILPAARTLKEFDELMESCYERIILLNAHVAQVKPLGKRARAFGKKLLIHADLIDGLKSDEYAMEFLAQEAQPEGIITTRNSAVLAAKKKGLISIQRLFLIDTMALDSSLTQLARTKPDYVEVLPGIIPHLIEEITVRTNIPVIAGGFIRTKEDVDRAILAGATSVTTSRRELWTKS; encoded by the coding sequence TTGGCAAACCAGATCAATCAAGTCATACTTCCTGCAGCCCGGACATTGAAAGAATTTGATGAACTCATGGAAAGCTGCTACGAGCGCATTATTTTGCTGAATGCCCATGTAGCGCAAGTAAAGCCACTGGGAAAACGGGCCAGAGCGTTCGGAAAAAAACTGCTGATCCATGCTGATCTCATAGACGGCTTGAAGTCTGATGAATATGCGATGGAGTTTCTTGCGCAAGAAGCACAGCCCGAAGGAATCATCACCACACGGAACAGTGCCGTTCTTGCCGCCAAGAAAAAAGGGCTCATTTCCATCCAACGACTGTTTCTCATTGATACGATGGCATTAGACAGCAGCCTTACCCAGCTTGCGAGAACCAAACCGGATTACGTCGAGGTTTTGCCAGGAATCATTCCCCACCTGATCGAAGAAATCACTGTACGAACCAACATTCCGGTTATCGCTGGAGGATTTATTCGTACAAAGGAAGATGTGGATCGCGCTATTCTTGCCGGTGCGACATCTGTAACCACTTCTCGCAGAGAGCTGTGGACGAAATCATAA
- a CDS encoding ATP-binding protein has protein sequence MKPSGEWGIALLLIKNNPVRINILWKLILINAAVIGIAIWLAGVTVKDYACLLFANSPSVSPAESAAFTQTMQTFLIKASLATAVIAGIFHYFFVKKLLQPLKKLGSATRQMAQGDMPDPLTIRVRDEIGQLTADFNQLSLKLKQVEELRKKMLADIAHELRTPLTNINGYLEALSSGIIQGSVELFQSLHEESIRITRLVEQLHQLNVWQGKKISNDNKSSVLAIDKIMESCLEHFSLEFRNKEIAISSDIEAAQVIGDEDGLKQVLHNLLTNALQYDEGGWVTITGKHTESAYQVTVTNIGQPIPKEKESLIFERFYRLDSSRSRDTGGSGLGLSLVKEIIEQQNGKVGLQSQGMQHSFWFTIPLQHPTSN, from the coding sequence TTGAAACCATCCGGGGAATGGGGTATCGCTTTGTTGCTTATCAAAAATAATCCTGTTCGAATCAATATTTTATGGAAGCTTATTTTGATCAACGCAGCCGTGATTGGTATCGCGATCTGGCTCGCTGGCGTTACTGTGAAAGACTATGCCTGCCTGCTTTTTGCAAACTCCCCCTCTGTAAGTCCAGCAGAAAGTGCTGCATTTACGCAAACGATGCAGACATTTTTGATCAAAGCCAGCTTGGCAACCGCAGTGATTGCCGGGATTTTCCACTACTTTTTCGTCAAGAAGCTGCTTCAACCGCTCAAGAAATTAGGGAGTGCTACACGCCAAATGGCTCAAGGAGACATGCCAGATCCCCTCACCATTCGAGTTCGCGATGAAATCGGACAGTTGACGGCTGATTTTAATCAATTAAGCCTGAAATTGAAGCAAGTCGAAGAGCTACGAAAAAAAATGCTGGCTGATATTGCCCATGAACTGCGGACCCCATTAACCAATATTAACGGGTATTTGGAAGCGCTAAGCTCTGGAATTATTCAAGGCTCGGTCGAGCTGTTCCAATCCCTTCACGAAGAATCCATACGCATTACCCGTTTGGTAGAGCAGCTGCACCAATTAAATGTCTGGCAAGGAAAGAAAATATCGAACGACAATAAGAGCAGTGTACTCGCTATCGATAAGATTATGGAATCTTGTCTCGAGCATTTTTCTTTGGAGTTCAGGAACAAAGAAATTGCGATATCCTCCGATATAGAGGCAGCGCAAGTAATCGGAGATGAAGACGGGTTAAAACAAGTGTTGCATAATCTCCTGACGAATGCACTGCAATATGACGAGGGTGGCTGGGTGACTATTACAGGAAAGCACACTGAGTCTGCCTACCAGGTTACCGTCACGAATATCGGCCAGCCGATTCCGAAAGAAAAAGAATCTCTCATTTTCGAGAGATTCTATCGGTTAGATTCGTCCCGGAGCAGGGATACAGGTGGATCGGGATTAGGCTTATCTCTCGTAAAAGAAATTATCGAGCAACAGAATGGAAAAGTTGGGTTGCAGTCACAAGGGATGCAGCATTCCTTTTGGTTTACCATACCTTTGCAGCATCCCACATCAAATTGA
- a CDS encoding PLP-dependent aminotransferase family protein, whose amino-acid sequence MLWMTIDREKPIPLIRQIYSELRTKILSGELTAGFKLPSTRKVASELHLSRNVVLEAYEQLLAEGYIESRRGSGYFIASGIYLEQHARLTETGLSKVDQHFIESESKLIDFRSGVPALEHFPRNLWGKTVQRVCQEAPLSVFGYNRPEGRTELRTILCRYLYRTRGVQCDPEQIITTSGATQALTLIANVLLRPDSQVVIEDPITHDIQSIFTRTGARLLPVPTDAHGMDMEQLPSLSDHRPRFVFVTPSHQFPLGGTMPIQRRLQLIRYAREADCYIVEDDYDSEFRYETAPISSIQGLASERVIYIGSFSKILSPGLRQGYLVLPKALVASYQQAKWLSDLHAPSIDQLALGVFIEEGHLEKYVNRVKKLYKKRRQCLIDALQLAFGDGMRIWGEAAGLHIVAAFPTVRFTPEVLAALEQAGVRVYPVEEHAIVKGNHTDKIILGYGNTTEEQIEEGVKRIRCIIGD is encoded by the coding sequence TTGCTCTGGATGACCATTGACCGAGAGAAACCCATTCCGTTAATCAGACAAATCTATTCTGAATTACGCACAAAGATTTTGAGTGGAGAACTGACAGCCGGCTTCAAGCTTCCTTCTACCCGCAAAGTAGCCAGTGAACTGCACCTCTCTCGCAATGTGGTGTTAGAGGCGTACGAGCAGCTATTAGCCGAGGGCTACATCGAGAGCAGACGTGGCTCTGGGTATTTTATTGCTTCGGGCATTTATTTGGAACAGCACGCCCGGTTGACAGAGACTGGGTTGTCAAAAGTGGATCAGCATTTCATCGAATCCGAGAGCAAGCTGATCGATTTTCGCTCCGGTGTTCCTGCTCTGGAGCACTTTCCACGCAACCTCTGGGGCAAAACCGTCCAGCGCGTTTGTCAGGAAGCGCCACTGTCAGTCTTTGGCTATAATCGTCCCGAGGGACGCACGGAGCTGCGCACGATTTTGTGTCGCTATTTGTATCGAACGCGCGGCGTGCAATGCGACCCCGAGCAAATCATTACGACATCCGGGGCAACTCAGGCGCTCACCCTGATTGCCAACGTGCTTCTGCGTCCTGATAGTCAAGTAGTCATCGAGGACCCGATCACGCACGATATCCAGAGTATTTTCACCAGGACAGGTGCTCGTTTACTGCCTGTCCCGACAGATGCTCACGGGATGGATATGGAACAGCTACCGTCATTATCTGACCATCGCCCCCGCTTCGTATTTGTCACGCCTTCTCATCAGTTCCCACTCGGCGGCACCATGCCCATCCAGCGAAGACTTCAACTCATTCGTTATGCACGGGAAGCTGACTGTTACATTGTCGAGGATGATTACGACAGCGAATTTCGCTATGAGACTGCTCCCATCAGTTCCATTCAGGGACTCGCCTCGGAGCGTGTCATCTACATCGGTTCCTTTAGCAAAATTCTTTCTCCCGGTCTGCGCCAGGGATACCTCGTCCTGCCAAAAGCATTGGTAGCTTCCTATCAGCAAGCGAAATGGCTATCCGATTTGCACGCCCCTTCGATTGATCAACTTGCCCTAGGAGTTTTTATCGAGGAGGGGCACCTAGAGAAATACGTGAATCGCGTAAAAAAGCTGTACAAAAAACGCCGACAATGCTTGATTGATGCTCTGCAACTGGCTTTTGGTGATGGTATGCGCATTTGGGGGGAAGCTGCTGGTCTGCACATCGTAGCTGCTTTTCCAACGGTTCGCTTCACGCCTGAAGTCCTGGCCGCACTGGAGCAAGCCGGAGTGCGTGTCTACCCGGTCGAGGAACACGCCATTGTCAAAGGCAATCATACGGATAAAATCATTCTTGGATACGGCAATACTACCGAGGAACAGATCGAAGAAGGTGTCAAGAGGATCAGGTGTATTATTGGCGATTAA
- a CDS encoding proline dehydrogenase family protein: MTPEERRTAEILRTIARDERIKEAVRTSPLLYPLLLTAAKRYVTGETRADAMKIAQRLEKMGYRLSVEHIGENMLDLQVVHEAQREFLALTAECSQLHTPVGISFDLSHLGLLLDQELAFAHVEELAERARHSGQYLMISMEESTKTEAIISMYERLAQRHEKVGITIQAHLHRSLDDVKRVLGLPGKIRLVKGAFKEPQEIALARSVELNERYLELADMCVQAGRECSLATHDQAIVDELARRDYLHRPNVEVELLYGVRPELAHALRENGVPLRLYLTYGTEWYLYLCHRLAEHPPLVHQAIADMFEPTRLQDVGYGIGNRSI; the protein is encoded by the coding sequence ATGACACCAGAAGAGAGAAGAACCGCAGAGATTTTGCGTACAATCGCCCGTGATGAACGAATCAAGGAAGCGGTCAGAACATCGCCCTTGCTATATCCGTTGCTTTTGACTGCTGCGAAACGTTATGTGACAGGCGAAACGCGTGCGGATGCAATGAAAATAGCCCAGCGTTTGGAAAAAATGGGCTACCGTCTATCCGTTGAACACATTGGTGAAAATATGCTGGATTTGCAGGTAGTACATGAAGCGCAGAGGGAATTTCTGGCGCTAACTGCGGAGTGTTCCCAACTACATACACCAGTCGGAATCTCCTTTGATCTGTCCCATCTTGGCTTGTTACTGGATCAAGAGCTGGCTTTTGCTCACGTAGAAGAGTTGGCGGAGCGGGCGAGGCATAGCGGACAATATTTGATGATCAGCATGGAGGAATCGACGAAAACAGAGGCGATCATCAGCATGTATGAGCGCTTGGCACAGCGACATGAAAAAGTGGGCATTACCATCCAAGCCCATTTGCACCGCTCGTTAGATGATGTGAAACGGGTGCTCGGACTTCCGGGGAAAATTCGTTTGGTCAAAGGCGCATTCAAGGAACCCCAGGAAATCGCATTGGCGCGTTCAGTGGAGTTGAACGAACGATACCTGGAGCTGGCTGACATGTGTGTGCAAGCTGGGCGCGAATGCTCACTCGCCACCCATGACCAAGCGATTGTAGACGAGCTAGCCCGTCGAGACTATTTGCACCGACCAAATGTAGAGGTCGAGCTGTTATACGGGGTTCGCCCTGAGCTGGCTCATGCCTTGCGAGAAAATGGGGTTCCATTGCGCTTGTACCTCACATATGGGACAGAGTGGTACTTGTACTTGTGTCATCGACTGGCGGAGCACCCGCCTCTTGTGCATCAGGCGATTGCCGATATGTTTGAGCCGACGAGGCTTCAGGATGTAGGGTATGGCATAGGAAATCGTTCAATTTGA
- a CDS encoding peroxiredoxin: MKKNIIVIVLLLGLVGWGAYDTIQKNDVREARLSSSEQATTDSSLTVGINQGNLAPDFELNTLDGKSIKLSDLRGKKVIVNMWATWCPPCRAEMPDMQKFYEKYKDENVTILAVNMTTSEKNVDSIPAFLDEFGITFPVVLDEQNEVADIYQVVALPSSYIIDSNGVIQQKVIGPMNYEMMENMVAQTR; the protein is encoded by the coding sequence ATGAAGAAAAATATAATCGTGATTGTACTCCTGCTCGGATTGGTTGGATGGGGAGCTTACGATACCATACAGAAAAATGATGTCCGTGAAGCAAGACTATCGAGCAGTGAGCAAGCGACGACAGACTCTTCCCTGACTGTTGGGATTAACCAAGGCAACCTAGCGCCTGACTTCGAGCTAAATACTCTGGATGGAAAAAGTATCAAGCTTTCCGATTTGCGAGGAAAAAAGGTCATCGTGAATATGTGGGCAACCTGGTGTCCACCGTGTCGAGCAGAAATGCCGGACATGCAAAAATTTTACGAGAAATACAAAGATGAAAATGTCACGATTCTTGCTGTAAATATGACCACATCAGAGAAAAATGTAGACAGTATCCCCGCATTTTTAGATGAATTCGGGATTACATTCCCGGTCGTACTGGATGAACAAAATGAGGTAGCGGATATCTATCAAGTCGTAGCACTTCCTTCCAGCTATATCATTGATTCGAATGGCGTCATTCAGCAGAAAGTAATCGGTCCGATGAATTATGAGATGATGGAAAATATGGTTGCACAGACACGTTAG
- a CDS encoding response regulator, with the protein MAIKGTGILVVEDDVKIRKLIVLYLEKEGYEVYEAGDGEEALVAFRKYDPCLVILDLMLPKVSGEEVCKSIRADWKEEIPIIMLTAKVEEQSRIEGLKSGADDYVTKPFSPGELVARVESILRRTNQRCSKITYRGLTIKALRGEVHYLGESLSLTQHEFRLLYFLMMHPNQILTREQIIDELYPHNEKVVTERTIDVHIGKLREKLKWDGDSELIETIRGMGYRFVAYQK; encoded by the coding sequence ATGGCAATCAAGGGGACCGGAATATTAGTAGTAGAGGATGACGTGAAGATTCGTAAACTCATTGTCCTGTACCTCGAAAAGGAAGGATATGAGGTATATGAAGCCGGAGACGGTGAGGAAGCCCTCGTTGCCTTTCGAAAATACGACCCTTGTCTTGTTATTCTGGACTTAATGCTCCCAAAAGTAAGTGGAGAAGAAGTTTGCAAAAGCATCCGGGCAGATTGGAAGGAAGAAATCCCTATCATCATGTTAACGGCAAAGGTCGAGGAACAAAGCCGGATTGAAGGCTTAAAATCAGGCGCAGATGATTATGTGACGAAGCCATTTAGCCCGGGTGAACTCGTTGCACGGGTAGAATCTATCTTGCGCAGAACGAACCAACGATGCAGCAAAATCACGTATCGGGGTTTAACGATAAAAGCATTACGCGGGGAAGTTCATTACCTAGGAGAGAGCCTTTCGCTAACACAGCACGAATTTCGCCTGTTGTATTTTTTGATGATGCACCCCAACCAAATACTGACCAGGGAACAGATCATTGATGAACTGTATCCCCACAATGAAAAGGTCGTGACGGAAAGAACGATTGATGTGCACATCGGCAAGCTGAGAGAAAAACTGAAGTGGGATGGTGACAGCGAACTCATTGAAACCATCCGGGGAATGGGGTATCGCTTTGTTGCTTATCAAAAATAA